A window of Salmo trutta chromosome 33, fSalTru1.1, whole genome shotgun sequence genomic DNA:
caaccgtgggacattatatagacaggtgtgtgcctttccaaatcatgttcaatcaattaaatgtacaacagatggactccaatcaagttgaagaaacatctcaaggatgatcaatggaaacaggatgcacctgaactaaatttcgagtctcatagcaaagggtcggaatacttatgtaaataaggtatttattttctaaaaacctgttttcgttttgtcattattggttattgtgtgtaggtgaGGGGAAAAcattattgaatcaattttagaatgaggctgtaacctaacaaaatgtggaaaaagggaaggggtctgaatactttccgaatgctctgtatgtgATTAATTGAGTTAATCGATTACATTAGGCCTACTCCACACATTAATAGCATTCTGAAACTACAAGGAGTAGTAGTTGTTGAATCATCATAATATCAATAACtgacaaaaaaatgtgtgtgttgtCTTTTGTCCAGTCCCATACCTTTTGATTGGATTCAGGTACCAGGCAGCTGATGGTGCTGTGTCTATCCAGGAAGTCCTGAAACTGCTGATCGCTGATGACaaacctctctgcctccctcagaCTGTTCTCCCCAGCATTCTCCCCATCGATCAGTAGACACTGGAACACctacacacagtaaacacacacacacacacacacacgcacaaagtcAAGGCCATACAACTAAAAGGCCATACAACTAATTTCTTACATCTATGGTAGGGGAAGAAACCACTATTCACAACACAGATACAGCATTACTGGTGAGTAATGTAAATGCATTGGAACACCCTTACCTTCCAGCGTACAGGGTTGAGTTCAGAAATGTTTTCTCTCATGTCTTCATTCACATTAAATGTGTTGATCACAGAGTTGATTTTGAATGCCACTTTGTAGTCCCGGCACCACTCCCGGACTTTGAAGAGGTTGTCAAGGTGGCTCTTCCTGCCCTGGGCTCTGCCTATAGTCTGGTTGGTGTCCTCATCAAAGCTGTCACAGGAAATGGCCAGAATGTCCAGGTATTGGCCTGTGAGGACAAGGAGAGTTCTGATTTTAAAATGGACATAATCTCAAAGAATTGTATTTTGAAACACCCAtgtattcaaaatgtattaacatCCAGACATACAATTTATGACATAGCCTAGAACATGTGATAGTTAAGATTTATTGAGATAAAAATCAACAAGTAGTTTTTAATGACACTGTGATGATCAAATCATGCATTTGAAAATGTGTCCTACATTTTATAACTCAACTGGGAAAAATGTCAAAGAGTGAAATGTTTCTCTGAGTTTGTGACCTCATATCAAAACTAGCCCGGTGCTGACATCTAGTGTGAATAAAAATTACTTCTTTACCAGACTTCGCATGAGAATAATGAAGATTCAAGCAAAGACAGTGAAGTATGAAGATTGGCTAAAACTGCTTCTCaaatagaaatccccgatcacacttGTAGGTCACGTCATGGCAATGTCGGCTAGCAAGGCTCTTAGTGAAACACGTCATCGGGTCTAACGATCGTCACGCGCCAAACTGCGCATGTGCGTTTCGGCAATacttcgatataaagttgtttttgaagaAAATGAAAACGTTTCAGTTTGAAACTTTCACAAGgctggagtaataacatgttcaactacttaagaacacattggctcgaatctaggttgtgcctttagaatTGTTAATTTATCTCATTGACTTATGAGATAAGTCAATGAGATAAAACCCggcctggtctgtttggtctgtttcgcaagcgttcccggaagtcttgcgatgttgcgcctctgggttaGAAACTCTGTGACTCAAGACTGCGTGTTTATTTATGGTGGCTGTTCGAtataataacatttacatttacgtcatttagcagacgctcttatccagagcgacttacaaacttACGAGCAGTAGCGTAATGTTGGTACTATTATTTTATTTCAAATGAAAACCATCTTACCATATTTCTGGAACCACTTCTCTCTGATCAGGCTGCCATTGCTGACAATACTGACACTTGGGAGATGGAGGTCTTGTTTGCAGTACTGGACTAATTTACCCAAGAAATCACCTCTGTCCTGTAAGAAAGGCTCTCCACCAGAGAAGTTAATCTTTTCCAGtcctgaaagaaaaaaaatgaaattcagAATTCTAAACACTGAATAAAAAAAGTATTAGATAGAAATAGGCtgtaataataatgtaataacatGTCATGTGAATATATATAGGGATTTTGCAATATCATAAATACATAGGCTAATTTTGGCAAATTTACCTGATTGCTTCAAAAGCTGTAAACCTTTCTTTGCTTCCTCAATGGGCAGGACAAAAGACGTTTTTGCCGTGTGGAAACAAAAACCGCACTTATAATTGCACTGTCGAGTAAAATGATAATTGACACTGCTTGGAGTTGTCGCTGGTTTAGATATATTCTTTTTCAACGCCTTGACTGGATTGACTTTTCCTGTAGATGTCAACCGCACCTGCGGACCGCGCACACCTATCCATGCCAGGACAGTTGCAAAGATGTGCTGGATGTTACTTATGCAAAGCTGCAGGGACATCTTCGCAAACACGACTTGAGTAGAGAACGACATTGATAGTCTTCACCTATCTGTCCTGTTGAAACTTCTGATGTAGGATTAGCTTGAATCCTTTTTACCGCAATAGCCTAAGTGACGCGTCTCATGACGTTTGGTCAAAACAGTTTCTATTTGCAAATATGGAAAACGAAAGTTACAATGTTGAATATAAGATCACAACCTTATTCATATGCAGTCCTACATGCCTACATGAGAAAAGGCTGTCATATCCTAAAGTTCCATGCAAATGAGTTGATCCTCTGTATTTGCTTAATGTATGTGACGGCATCGAACAGAACGTGACAGCTGCAGGCGCACCATGTCGTACTTATGCCGCGTTCAAGTCCTGTCGGAAACCCGGTGATGTCCGACCAACATAGGCGGAAGAGTCGAGTCCCAAGTTTTCCATTTGGGAAGTATCCGAATCAAACAATAGGAAGCTCAACACAAATCGTTAATTTTAATGCCACGTTCAAATGCTAGTCGGATCTAGTAAACTCTGAAATGTTTGACTTGCTAATTCTTTGAACGTAGCATGTATATAAGTACAACTAGTTAGCAAGTCGGACATTTACGAGGTTCCTAACTCGGCATAATTTGTAGGTCCCAGTTTCCGACATGACAAAACGTAACATTATCTCCGTACGACATTGCATCAAGTTTCACATTGGCTAAAGTTTCGGTTTAATTGTCCAGCACTTCAAGTTTCGTTTCCCCCTCAGTTTCCAAAATCATTAGCCGTGCGAGTGAGTTGTGATTCAGCTGAAATGCACTTTGCTCGGCGTTTGATTAATGATTGCAAGACGCATAATGTCCCGGTTTGGTTAGTGGTTGGTCTTTTTATGCGTTTGCAGTTTGGGTCAGATTTCTTATCGAACTACTCTATTTCGCACTGCAAGCCAAGCATTGCAACAAGGTACCACAAATGTTCAGAAATGTCCTCGCTTCTGATGAAAGATGCTACTCACTCCATGTCCACAGCGATAACACAATTCAAAGAGCAAAGGTTTATGGAGGACTTATAAATAAACTATCATAAGGGTTACCAAATGTAAGGTTGTGAAATGTCAGCATTTAAGCCTAATGTGAAAGATACTGTCATCAAATTATAATTtccaaaatattttcttaaacatTGCCTAATTTCTGACACAAAAAAGCAAGGTTTGAAAAAAATGGTATGTGGATGAAGGTATTGCTTAGGCTAATACACTATAAAGGCAAATAATGGCTACAGTTTACACTTTTTTAGTTCTTTCATGAAATGCTGTTTTTAGAAAAGGGACGTTTTTTTAAAAGAACTGGggtaactgccccccccccccccccccccccccccatgggatAACTGGCCCCCAGTGGTGCCAGTTACCTGAATATTATAGCATAGGGTTTCACAAAAGTGTAACATCAGCTGTAAAGCTATCAGTCACTAGTGGAAACATTTCTAACTGCATTAAGTTATGTTATCTTTTTTTACGTATTTGATCAGACGATCAATCTGGTAGTAAGGTTGCTAGCTAGCACTCCTAGCagcttatgctaactagctagctggctagcatttaaTGCTAGTGAAGTTGCCAGCTAGCAAGTTAACACAAACTCGTGCTAATTGGGCTAGTCATTGTCTATATGACAGGtagaaacacattcataaccataaggggggggggggggggggtgcccccAATTATAGATCTAACTTCATTGGAATATATCAACAACTTTACTTTATTTTTATATCTCCAAAAGTTGTGATGACAAAGAGGACATTTTTTGTTGAGCAAGAGCAGTGGCAGCCAAGGAAAGTGTTGGGAAAATCATTTGGTGACATCTTATGGTCTTAATGTGAATTACTGGGGGGACGGCAGTTACCCCATGGTACCCTACGCATCTAAGTCCTCAGTGACTGAAGGATTGTTGGGCAAGCTGTTTCATAATGACCCAGTCTattgccgtgttcaaaacaacttggAACCCATAAATCTCCGACCATGccgacttcagtgtgttcaagacaactgggaactcatcAAAAAAAATAtgagctccaactgggaaaaatTGTTTTTGAAGTCGGAAACTCTgacatctttctagagctccaacatTCCGACCTGATCACCAACTTCATAATTCGACCTCGGttatttcagagttcccagttgtcttgaaagcagcaTATGTATGCTTCTATTTGTGCTGGGAGAGGACAGGCTAACCTGCTGAAAAGCAGGAGTGTCATCCTTCAACTCTCAACATCATCAACTCTGATATGTTCCACAGTTTTGAGGATGCCTACAAAGTTCTACAACAGGTTTGAACAGTGAAACGTTCATGTTTCAAATCAGTTGGCATATGGTGCCATGTATTTCAGTAGTTGTCATTATATAGTAAACAATAAATAAGTATAGTATAGGCCTATATACTGTGTGACAGAGGAATAACATGAACAGAGTAACATGAATAAAAGC
This region includes:
- the LOC115172835 gene encoding radical S-adenosyl methionine domain-containing protein 2 produces the protein MSFSTQVVFAKMSLQLCISNIQHIFATVLAWIGVRGPQVRLTSTGKVNPVKALKKNISKPATTPSSVNYHFTRQCNYKCGFCFHTAKTSFVLPIEEAKKGLQLLKQSGLEKINFSGGEPFLQDRGDFLGKLVQYCKQDLHLPSVSIVSNGSLIREKWFQKYGQYLDILAISCDSFDEDTNQTIGRAQGRKSHLDNLFKVREWCRDYKVAFKINSVINTFNVNEDMRENISELNPVRWKVFQCLLIDGENAGENSLREAERFVISDQQFQDFLDRHSTISCLVPESNQKMRDSYLILDEYMRFLDCREGRKDPSKSILDVGVEEAIQFSGFDEKMFLKRGGKYVWSKADMRLEW